A single genomic interval of Alligator mississippiensis isolate rAllMis1 chromosome 15, rAllMis1, whole genome shotgun sequence harbors:
- the MYO1A gene encoding unconventional myosin-Ia isoform X4: MSGQGAQGGWAGPFPAACTPPAPPGYLSSVFFPFPAVGKAFCFLLQFVFFNKGLVCRRRVPAWCVPASACPLPGLMPFPGHGGEVVPTQCPLDGSTGLRPVSQSPGTRARAMEADPPVLATVGVGDLVLLDPLSEESLLSNLRERFLHKEIYTYIGNVVISVNPYCPLPIYSAEMVEQYCNGNFYALKPHIYAIAEDAYSSLRDRDRDQCILITGESGAGKTEASKLVMSYVAAVCSKGAEVTKVKEQLLQSNPVLEAFGNAKTIRNNNSSRFGKYMDVEFDFKGEPLGGLISNYLLEKSRVVQHVKNERNFHIFYQLLAGASDPLLKRLKLQRDCRHHGYLGDEDPRLPGMDDATNFQAVQDAMRIIGFSEAEVTQLLEVTAVVLKLGDLQLSSQFQASGMEACGIQNMQVLRDICELIGLRESVLEQALCSRTMEAKQEKVVTALSVAQGYFGRDALAKNIYSRLFDWLVTRINESIQVTTGERRKVMGVLDIYGFEIVKDNSFEQFIINYCNEKLQQIFILMTLKEEQEEYFREGIAWTPVTFFDNGIICDLIESGKGGILALLDEECLRPGTVSPATFLAKLDQAFGNHKHYESRKSQSDRRITDTSLPSTCFRVHHYAGKVTYNATGFIEKNMDQLYRGLAQAMWQAKHTLLRSLFPDGDPKKASLKMPPTAGFQFKASISTLMKNLYSKNPNYIRCIKPNESQAPGLFTDELVRNQVRYLGLLENVRVRRAGYAYRQPYQPCLERYRLLSTHTWPRWAGTARDGVQALFSDLDILPEELAYGHTKVFIRTPRTLFDLEERRRRQVEELATLIQKTYRGWRCRTQYQLMRKSQILISAWFRGHVQKKRYQHTKRAVLLIQACARGWKTRKEYTKYFRSGAMARLANFIYRRLLQKFFLGLKNNLPPLTVSDRSWPPAPYRFLANANEELKTIFYHWKCKKYRDQLSLEKRAALQTKLCASELFKGKKARYGPSVPEPFQGDYVGLQKNPKYQKLQAAAQGKLVLADAVRKVNQANGKMTPQLLLLTKEHVILADPKATQPKVVISLSDIRATSVTRFSDGLLVLHLKETGTGGTKGDVLLVSDHVIEVVTRLHQALLETTRQALNLQIADQFSTQFKKSSIAVTVVQGPKGHLGPVCKKKGKKMEVLVC, encoded by the exons ATGTCGGGCCAGGGGGCacaagggggctgggctgggccattcccagctgcctgcactcccccagcccctcctggctacctttcaagtgttttttttcctttccctgcgGTCGGCAAAGCTTTTTGTTTCCTGCTTCAGTtcgttttttttaataaaggattGGTTTGTAGGCGCCGAGTCCCTGCGTGGTGTGTGCCGGCTTCTGCGTGCCCCCTCCCTGGGTTAATGCCGTTCccagggcatggtggggaggtTGTGCCAACCCAGTGCCCTCTGGATGGGAGCACGGGGCTGAGGCCTGTATCCCAGAGTCCAG ggaccagggccagggccatggAGGCggacccaccagtgctggccaCGGTGGGAGTGGGTGACCTGGTGCTGCTGGATCCCCTGAGCGAGGAGTCACTGCTCAGCAACCTCCGGGAGCGCTTCCTGCACAAGGAGATCTAC ACCTACATTGGCAATGTGGTGATCTCAGTGAACCCGTACTGCCCGCTGCCCATCTACTCGGCGGAGATGGTGGAGCAATACTGCAATGGCAATTTCTACGCCTTGAAGCCACACAT CTATGCCATTGCTGAAGATGCCTATAGCTCTCTCCGGGACCGGGACAGGGACCAGTGCATCCTCATCACCGGCGAGAGCGGTGCTGGCAAGACTG AGGCCAGCAAGCTGGTGATGTCCTACGTGGCAGCCGTGTGCAGCAAAGGCGCTGAGGTGACCAAGGTgaaggagcagctgctgcagtccaaCCCCGTGCTGGAGG CTTTCGGGAATGCAAAGACCATCCGGAACAACAACTCCTCCCGCTTC GGCAAGTACATGGACGTGGAGTTCGACTTCAAGGGCGAGCCCCTGGGAGGCCTCATAAGCAACT ATCTTCTGGAGAAGTCCCGTGTCGTGCAGCACGTCAAGAACGAGAGGAACTTCCACATCTTCTACCAGCTCCTGGCCGGAGCGTCCGACCCGCTGCTGA AGCGGCTGAAGCTGCAGCGTGACTGCCGGCACCATGGCTACCTGGGTGACGAGGACCCACGCCTGCCGGGCATGGACGATGCCACCAACTTCCAGGCCGTGCAG GATGCCATGCGGATCATTGGCTTCTCAGAGGCGGAGGTGACGCAGCTGCTGGAGGTGACAGCCGTGGTGCTCAAGCTGGGCGACCTGCAGCTCAGCAGCCAGTTCCAGGCCAGCGGCATGGAGGCCTGTGGCATCCAGAACATGCAAG TGCTGCGGGACATCTGCGAGCTCATCGGGCTCCGGGAGAGTGTCCTAGAGCAGGCTCTGTGCTCCCGCACCATGGAGGCCAAGCAGGAGAAGGTGGTGACAGCCCTCAGCGTTGCCCAG GGCTACTTCGGGCGGGACGCGCTGGCCAAGAACATCTACAGCCGCCTCTTTGACTGGCTGGTGACCCGCATCAACGAGAGCATCCAG GTGACCACAGGCGAGCGGCGGAAGGTGATGGGTGTCCTGGATATTTACGGCTTTGAGATTGTCAAG gacAACAGCTTTGAGCAGTTCATCATCAATTACTGCAACGAGAAGCTGCAGCAGATCTTCATCCTCATGACCCtgaaggaggagcaggaggaataCTTCCGGGAG GGCATCGCATGGACCCCAGTGACCTTCTTTGACAACGGCATCATCTGTGACCTGATCGAGAGT GGCAAGGGCGGGATCCTGGCGCTGCTGGATGAGGAGTGCCTGCGCCCGGGCACCGTGagccctgccaccttcctggcCAAGCTGGACCAGGCCTTCGGCAACCACAAGCACTACGAGAGCCGGAAGAGCCAGAGTGACCGGCGCATCACCGACACCAGCCTGCCCAGCACCTGCTTCCGTGTGCACCACTACGCTGGCAAG GTGACCTACAATGCCACGGGCTTCATCGAGAAGAACATGGACCAGCTGTACCGGGGGCTGGCACAGGCCATGTGGCAGGCCAAGCACACTTTGCTGCGCAGCCTCTTCCCTGACGGCGACCCCAAGAAGGCATCACTTAAGATGCCCCCCACAGCCGGCTTCCAGTTCAAGGCCTCCATCAGCACCCTCATGAAGAACCTGTACTCCAAGAACCCCAACTACATCAG GTGCATCAAGCCCAATGAGAGCCAGGCGCCGGGGCTGTTCACGGATGAGCTGGTGCGCAACCAGGTGCGGTACCTGGGGCTGCTGGAGAACGTGCGGGTGCGGCGGGCCGGCTACGCCTACCGCCAGCCCTATCAGCCCTGCCTGGAGCGCTACcggctgctcagcacccacaCCTGGCCCCGCTGGGCCGGCACTGCCAG GGACGGGGTCCAGGCACTGTTCTCTGACCTGGACATCCTGCCTGAGGAGCTGGCCTATGGGCACACCAAGGTCTTCATCCGCACGCCACGCACC CTCTTCGACCTGGAGGAGCGGCGCCGGCGCCAGGTGGAGGAGCTGGCCACGCTGATCCAAAAGACCTACCGGGGCTGGCGGTGCCGTACCCAGTACCAGCTCATGCGCAAGAGCCAGATCCTCATCTCAGCCTGGTTCCGGGGCCACGTG CAAAAGAAGAGGTATCAGCACACGAAGAGGGCGGTACTGCTCATCCAGGCCTGTGCCCGTGGCTGGAAG ACGCGGAAGGAGTACACAAAATACTTCCGCTCTGGGGCCATGGCCCGTCTGGCCAACTTCATCTACCGGCGGCTG CTGCAAAAGTTTTTCCTGGGGCTGAAGAACAACCTGCCCCCGCTGACTGTGAGCGACCGGAGTTGGCCACCAGCCCCCTACCGCTTCCTGGCCAATGCCAATGAGGAGCTGAAGACCATCTTCTACCACTGGAAG TGTAAGAAGTACCGGGACCAGCTGAGCCTGGAGAAGCGGGCAGCGCTGCAGACCAAGCTGTGtgccagtgagctcttcaagGGCAAGAAGGCACGGTACGGCCCCAG TGTCCCGGAGCCGTTCCAGGGTGACTATGTGGGGCTGCAGAAGAACCCCAAGTACCAGAAGCTGCAAGCCGCGGCCCAGGGCAAGCTGGTGCTGGCTGACGCTGTGAGGAAAGTGAACCAGGCCAACGGCAAG ATgacaccccagctcctgctgctcaccAAGGAGCACGTGATCCTCGCAGACCCCAAGGCCACCCAGCCCAAGGTCGTCATCAGCCTGAGTGACATCCGTGCCACCTCTGTCACCCGCTTTTCCGACGGGCTGCTCGTGCTACACCTCAAGGAG ACGGGCACGGGGGGGACCAAGGGCGATGTCCTGCTGGTCAGTGACCATGTCATCGAGGTCGTCACCCGTCTGCACCAGGCCCTGCTGGAGACCACGCGGCAGGCGCTCAACCTCCAGATTGCCGACCA GTTCTCCACGCAGTTCAAGAAGAGCAGCATTGCAGTGACGGTGGTGCAGGGGCCGAAGGGGCACCTGGGGCCTGTCTGCAAAAAGAAGGGCAAGAAGATGGAGGTGCTGGTCTGCTGA
- the MYO1A gene encoding unconventional myosin-Ia isoform X2, protein MSGQGAQGGWAGPFPAACTPPAPPGYLSSVFFPFPAVGKAFCFLLQFVFFNKGLVCRRRVPAWCVPASACPLPGLMPFPGHGGEVVPTQCPLDGSTGLRPVSQSPGTRARAMEADPPVLATVGVGDLVLLDPLSEESLLSNLRERFLHKEIYTYIGNVVISVNPYCPLPIYSAEMVEQYCNGNFYALKPHIYAIAEDAYSSLRDRDRDQCILITGESGAGKTEASKLVMSYVAAVCSKGAEVTKVKEQLLQSNPVLEAFGNAKTIRNNNSSRFGKYMDVEFDFKGEPLGGLISNYLLEKSRVVQHVKNERNFHIFYQLLAGASDPLLKRLKLQRDCRHHGYLGDEDPRLPGMDDATNFQAVQDAMRIIGFSEAEVTQLLEVTAVVLKLGDLQLSSQFQASGMEACGIQNMQVLRDICELIGLRESVLEQALCSRTMEAKQEKVVTALSVAQGYFGRDALAKNIYSRLFDWLVTRINESIQVTTGERRKVMGVLDIYGFEIVKDNSFEQFIINYCNEKLQQIFILMTLKEEQEEYFREGIAWTPVTFFDNGIICDLIESGKGGILALLDEECLRPGTVSPATFLAKLDQAFGNHKHYESRKSQSDRRITDTSLPSTCFRVHHYAGKVTYNATGFIEKNMDQLYRGLAQAMWQAKHTLLRSLFPDGDPKKASLKMPPTAGFQFKASISTLMKNLYSKNPNYIRCIKPNESQAPGLFTDELVRNQVRYLGLLENVRVRRAGYAYRQPYQPCLERYRLLSTHTWPRWAGTARDGVQALFSDLDILPEELAYGHTKVFIRTPRTLFDLEERRRRQVEELATLIQKTYRGWRCRTQYQLMRKSQILISAWFRGHVQKKRYQHTKRAVLLIQACARGWKSRRLLRELKHQKRCHQAAAIISAYWKGYKTRKEYTKYFRSGAMARLANFIYRRLLQKFFLGLKNNLPPLTVSDRSWPPAPYRFLANANEELKTIFYHWKCKKYRDQLSLEKRAALQTKLCASELFKGKKARYGPSVPEPFQGDYVGLQKNPKYQKLQAAAQGKLVLADAVRKVNQANGKMTPQLLLLTKEHVILADPKATQPKVVISLSDIRATSVTRFSDGLLVLHLKETGTGGTKGDVLLVSDHVIEVVTRLHQALLETTRQALNLQIADQFSTQFKKSSIAVTVVQGPKGHLGPVCKKKGKKMEVLVC, encoded by the exons ATGTCGGGCCAGGGGGCacaagggggctgggctgggccattcccagctgcctgcactcccccagcccctcctggctacctttcaagtgttttttttcctttccctgcgGTCGGCAAAGCTTTTTGTTTCCTGCTTCAGTtcgttttttttaataaaggattGGTTTGTAGGCGCCGAGTCCCTGCGTGGTGTGTGCCGGCTTCTGCGTGCCCCCTCCCTGGGTTAATGCCGTTCccagggcatggtggggaggtTGTGCCAACCCAGTGCCCTCTGGATGGGAGCACGGGGCTGAGGCCTGTATCCCAGAGTCCAG ggaccagggccagggccatggAGGCggacccaccagtgctggccaCGGTGGGAGTGGGTGACCTGGTGCTGCTGGATCCCCTGAGCGAGGAGTCACTGCTCAGCAACCTCCGGGAGCGCTTCCTGCACAAGGAGATCTAC ACCTACATTGGCAATGTGGTGATCTCAGTGAACCCGTACTGCCCGCTGCCCATCTACTCGGCGGAGATGGTGGAGCAATACTGCAATGGCAATTTCTACGCCTTGAAGCCACACAT CTATGCCATTGCTGAAGATGCCTATAGCTCTCTCCGGGACCGGGACAGGGACCAGTGCATCCTCATCACCGGCGAGAGCGGTGCTGGCAAGACTG AGGCCAGCAAGCTGGTGATGTCCTACGTGGCAGCCGTGTGCAGCAAAGGCGCTGAGGTGACCAAGGTgaaggagcagctgctgcagtccaaCCCCGTGCTGGAGG CTTTCGGGAATGCAAAGACCATCCGGAACAACAACTCCTCCCGCTTC GGCAAGTACATGGACGTGGAGTTCGACTTCAAGGGCGAGCCCCTGGGAGGCCTCATAAGCAACT ATCTTCTGGAGAAGTCCCGTGTCGTGCAGCACGTCAAGAACGAGAGGAACTTCCACATCTTCTACCAGCTCCTGGCCGGAGCGTCCGACCCGCTGCTGA AGCGGCTGAAGCTGCAGCGTGACTGCCGGCACCATGGCTACCTGGGTGACGAGGACCCACGCCTGCCGGGCATGGACGATGCCACCAACTTCCAGGCCGTGCAG GATGCCATGCGGATCATTGGCTTCTCAGAGGCGGAGGTGACGCAGCTGCTGGAGGTGACAGCCGTGGTGCTCAAGCTGGGCGACCTGCAGCTCAGCAGCCAGTTCCAGGCCAGCGGCATGGAGGCCTGTGGCATCCAGAACATGCAAG TGCTGCGGGACATCTGCGAGCTCATCGGGCTCCGGGAGAGTGTCCTAGAGCAGGCTCTGTGCTCCCGCACCATGGAGGCCAAGCAGGAGAAGGTGGTGACAGCCCTCAGCGTTGCCCAG GGCTACTTCGGGCGGGACGCGCTGGCCAAGAACATCTACAGCCGCCTCTTTGACTGGCTGGTGACCCGCATCAACGAGAGCATCCAG GTGACCACAGGCGAGCGGCGGAAGGTGATGGGTGTCCTGGATATTTACGGCTTTGAGATTGTCAAG gacAACAGCTTTGAGCAGTTCATCATCAATTACTGCAACGAGAAGCTGCAGCAGATCTTCATCCTCATGACCCtgaaggaggagcaggaggaataCTTCCGGGAG GGCATCGCATGGACCCCAGTGACCTTCTTTGACAACGGCATCATCTGTGACCTGATCGAGAGT GGCAAGGGCGGGATCCTGGCGCTGCTGGATGAGGAGTGCCTGCGCCCGGGCACCGTGagccctgccaccttcctggcCAAGCTGGACCAGGCCTTCGGCAACCACAAGCACTACGAGAGCCGGAAGAGCCAGAGTGACCGGCGCATCACCGACACCAGCCTGCCCAGCACCTGCTTCCGTGTGCACCACTACGCTGGCAAG GTGACCTACAATGCCACGGGCTTCATCGAGAAGAACATGGACCAGCTGTACCGGGGGCTGGCACAGGCCATGTGGCAGGCCAAGCACACTTTGCTGCGCAGCCTCTTCCCTGACGGCGACCCCAAGAAGGCATCACTTAAGATGCCCCCCACAGCCGGCTTCCAGTTCAAGGCCTCCATCAGCACCCTCATGAAGAACCTGTACTCCAAGAACCCCAACTACATCAG GTGCATCAAGCCCAATGAGAGCCAGGCGCCGGGGCTGTTCACGGATGAGCTGGTGCGCAACCAGGTGCGGTACCTGGGGCTGCTGGAGAACGTGCGGGTGCGGCGGGCCGGCTACGCCTACCGCCAGCCCTATCAGCCCTGCCTGGAGCGCTACcggctgctcagcacccacaCCTGGCCCCGCTGGGCCGGCACTGCCAG GGACGGGGTCCAGGCACTGTTCTCTGACCTGGACATCCTGCCTGAGGAGCTGGCCTATGGGCACACCAAGGTCTTCATCCGCACGCCACGCACC CTCTTCGACCTGGAGGAGCGGCGCCGGCGCCAGGTGGAGGAGCTGGCCACGCTGATCCAAAAGACCTACCGGGGCTGGCGGTGCCGTACCCAGTACCAGCTCATGCGCAAGAGCCAGATCCTCATCTCAGCCTGGTTCCGGGGCCACGTG CAAAAGAAGAGGTATCAGCACACGAAGAGGGCGGTACTGCTCATCCAGGCCTGTGCCCGTGGCTGGAAG TCCCGCCGGCTCTTGCGGGAGCTGAAGCACCAGAAGCGTTGCCACCAGGCCGCAGCCATCATTTCTGCTTACTGGAAAGGGTACAAG ACGCGGAAGGAGTACACAAAATACTTCCGCTCTGGGGCCATGGCCCGTCTGGCCAACTTCATCTACCGGCGGCTG CTGCAAAAGTTTTTCCTGGGGCTGAAGAACAACCTGCCCCCGCTGACTGTGAGCGACCGGAGTTGGCCACCAGCCCCCTACCGCTTCCTGGCCAATGCCAATGAGGAGCTGAAGACCATCTTCTACCACTGGAAG TGTAAGAAGTACCGGGACCAGCTGAGCCTGGAGAAGCGGGCAGCGCTGCAGACCAAGCTGTGtgccagtgagctcttcaagGGCAAGAAGGCACGGTACGGCCCCAG TGTCCCGGAGCCGTTCCAGGGTGACTATGTGGGGCTGCAGAAGAACCCCAAGTACCAGAAGCTGCAAGCCGCGGCCCAGGGCAAGCTGGTGCTGGCTGACGCTGTGAGGAAAGTGAACCAGGCCAACGGCAAG ATgacaccccagctcctgctgctcaccAAGGAGCACGTGATCCTCGCAGACCCCAAGGCCACCCAGCCCAAGGTCGTCATCAGCCTGAGTGACATCCGTGCCACCTCTGTCACCCGCTTTTCCGACGGGCTGCTCGTGCTACACCTCAAGGAG ACGGGCACGGGGGGGACCAAGGGCGATGTCCTGCTGGTCAGTGACCATGTCATCGAGGTCGTCACCCGTCTGCACCAGGCCCTGCTGGAGACCACGCGGCAGGCGCTCAACCTCCAGATTGCCGACCA GTTCTCCACGCAGTTCAAGAAGAGCAGCATTGCAGTGACGGTGGTGCAGGGGCCGAAGGGGCACCTGGGGCCTGTCTGCAAAAAGAAGGGCAAGAAGATGGAGGTGCTGGTCTGCTGA